TTCTCGTGCTTCCACGAGGTGGGGCAGCAGTTGGGCGCGCCGTCGGAGTAGTCGGCCTCGTAGCCCGAGATGTAGCCCTTGGTCCGCACGAAGAACTGCCCGTGGCTGATCTCGCCGCGGTGCGCCCGGAGGACCGGCCCGGCGCCGCCCGCGCGCCAGGTCAGCAGGTCGTAGCCCTTCAACGTGCCCGACCCGCGGAACGTCACGAACACCACCAGCGAGTCGTTCGCCTGCCCGGTCAGCGAGCCGACCCGCCCCTGGCCCTCGGCCCACGTGCCCGGGTCGCCGAAGCCGACGTGGGTCATGGAGTCGGTGCCGTTGGCGAGGCGCTTGTAGACGCGGATCACGTAGCGCGGCTCGCCGGGGAGGGTGTGGTCCTCGTAGCCCGCGACCCACGTCACGGTGCCGCCGGCCAGCTTGTGCACGCCGCAGGACACCTGCGTGAGGTCGGGGTCGTGCGCCTCGCAGCCGTTCTCGAAGTCGGGCTGCGTGAGGTTCTCGTCCTCGCTGACCTCGAGGTACGCGCCCTTCGCCGTGAGCACGGTCCCCGGCGCCGGGGTGGGCTTCGGCGGCGTCGGCGTCGGAGGCGTCGGCTTGGGCGGGGTGGGCTTGGGCGTCGGCTTCGCGCTCGGCTTGGCGCTCGGCTTGGCGGACGGCTTCTTGGTCGGCTGCACCGACGGCGTGGCCGTCACCGACGGTGTCGGCGACTCGGACAGCTGGGACGTGGGCGGCGCGTCCCTCGTGCACCCCGCCAGCACCGCGCTCGCGACGAGCGCCACGACGATCGAAGAACTGCGCACCGATCCCTCCCCGGATTCGCACGACTTTCGGCGATCGGTCCCCCCGCCGCCGCGACGCACCGT
The genomic region above belongs to Frankiaceae bacterium and contains:
- a CDS encoding PT domain-containing protein produces the protein MRSSSIVVALVASAVLAGCTRDAPPTSQLSESPTPSVTATPSVQPTKKPSAKPSAKPSAKPTPKPTPPKPTPPTPTPPKPTPAPGTVLTAKGAYLEVSEDENLTQPDFENGCEAHDPDLTQVSCGVHKLAGGTVTWVAGYEDHTLPGEPRYVIRVYKRLANGTDSMTHVGFGDPGTWAEGQGRVGSLTGQANDSLVVFVTFRGSGTLKGYDLLTWRAGGAGPVLRAHRGEISHGQFFVRTKGYISGYEADYSDGAPNCCPTSWKHENVYWDGSAFRLRYFSNVKEPPAS